From Prochlorococcus sp. MIT 1223, the proteins below share one genomic window:
- a CDS encoding phosphoglucomutase/phosphomannomutase family protein, giving the protein MTKKPLRLAPQPISFGTDGWRGILGVDFTLEKLLPVAIASSQELNYRKPSDLRSREIIIGYDRRFLADAMAEAVASAVRGCGLEPLLTDSPVTTPACSWAVKNHQALGALVITASHNPPEWLGLKIKSSLGGSVDSDFTKAVEQRLEAGGITIPVDGRTNRFECRKEHLNGLKSKFDIPEIIRGLKNVGLNVIIDPMYGSAAGCISELFCDAPSGLIREINSHCDPLFGGNPPEPLAKYISNLINIVKVSCDSGRPSLGLVFDGDGDRIAAVDENGNYCSTQYLMPLLIDHLIGIRNRPGSIVKTVSGCDQMRLVAENYRREIIELPVGFKYIAHEMITQEILIGGEESGGIGFGSHIPERDALYTSLVLLEAISQGKQLLFQRLDDLQLRFGKIFFDRIDLVFNTINEKDRLESFLSENIPDLVNGKRVKQIIKIDGIKFILDKNYWLMFRFSGTEPLLRVYSQAPSNEDLQSTLNWATKLVKSL; this is encoded by the coding sequence ATGACAAAAAAGCCGTTACGTTTAGCTCCTCAGCCTATTTCATTTGGTACTGATGGCTGGAGAGGAATCTTGGGAGTTGACTTTACTCTGGAAAAACTTTTGCCGGTAGCTATTGCTTCTTCTCAAGAACTTAATTATCGGAAACCTTCTGATCTTCGAAGCCGTGAAATTATTATTGGATACGACCGTCGCTTTTTAGCTGATGCAATGGCTGAAGCTGTGGCGTCAGCAGTTAGAGGATGTGGACTTGAGCCTTTATTAACAGATTCTCCTGTGACAACCCCAGCTTGCAGTTGGGCAGTAAAAAATCATCAAGCGCTAGGTGCCTTGGTAATTACCGCAAGCCACAATCCCCCAGAATGGCTTGGATTAAAGATAAAAAGTTCACTAGGAGGTTCAGTAGATTCTGATTTCACTAAAGCAGTTGAGCAAAGACTTGAAGCTGGTGGAATAACCATTCCTGTAGATGGAAGAACAAATAGATTTGAATGTCGCAAAGAGCATTTAAATGGATTGAAAAGTAAATTTGATATCCCTGAAATTATTCGTGGACTTAAAAATGTAGGTTTAAATGTGATCATCGATCCAATGTATGGATCTGCTGCAGGTTGTATATCAGAACTTTTTTGTGATGCTCCTTCTGGATTGATTAGAGAAATAAATAGTCATTGTGACCCTTTATTTGGAGGTAACCCCCCTGAGCCATTGGCTAAGTATATTTCTAATCTCATCAACATAGTGAAAGTTTCATGTGATAGTGGAAGACCTTCTTTGGGATTGGTTTTTGATGGTGATGGTGATCGGATAGCTGCTGTAGATGAAAATGGGAATTATTGCAGTACTCAATATCTTATGCCGTTATTGATTGATCATTTGATTGGTATTAGGAATAGACCTGGATCCATTGTTAAAACTGTTAGTGGTTGTGATCAAATGCGATTAGTAGCTGAAAATTATCGAAGAGAAATTATTGAATTACCAGTAGGGTTTAAGTACATTGCACATGAGATGATTACTCAAGAAATATTAATTGGAGGAGAAGAGTCTGGTGGTATAGGCTTTGGATCACATATTCCTGAAAGAGATGCTCTCTATACTTCATTAGTATTGTTGGAAGCAATTTCTCAGGGAAAACAATTATTATTTCAAAGACTAGATGACCTTCAATTACGTTTTGGAAAAATATTCTTTGATCGAATTGATTTAGTATTTAATACTATTAATGAAAAAGATAGATTAGAATCTTTTCTTTCTGAGAATATACCTGATCTAGTTAATGGTAAAAGGGTTAAGCAGATTATTAAAATTGATGGAATTAAATTTATTCTAGATAAAAACTATTGGTTAATGTTTCGTTTTTCAGGGACTGAACCT
- a CDS encoding TM0106 family RecB-like putative nuclease, which produces MAIPTHKSILITDRLLRSSIRCRRKAWLDSYGDKSKKLWSAHRTLQLDHQHQSFISLLENSKSKSIGSCQEGAPFVLGLKLKLENSSGYSLQASPAIIQKIDGKSKWGDFSYRPVITRQGNNLTREHRLILSLTGQLLENHQEAPVNEAIVICKKEKRLDIEVIKLTESLGVQVLESINKLTKDLKLLVPPPLTQNRRKCAICSWRGICNLEASSQGHLTEVNGIGGKRLEMLKKVGITNLEELSKSNPNQIKDSLGDINGELSNKIIQQALVKIENKEKHINQLEALPELKDAPGVLLYDIESDPDKKHDFLHGFLKLKHDKNGSWGLDHIKYQPLLNINNDNENYIWERIRKKLNNYPDWPILHYGDTELLSITKLAHRQNINRSDIQIISNRFIDIQYILKKHWVLPLTSYSLKSVAKHIGFDWDMKGVDGSMALLWWRQWKNSRKLSKSFSKNLNYIFNYNKDDCLATWAITSWMLTQDNL; this is translated from the coding sequence ATGGCAATCCCAACGCATAAATCAATTTTAATCACTGATCGCCTTCTTAGAAGCTCGATTCGTTGCAGAAGAAAAGCTTGGTTAGATAGTTATGGAGATAAAAGCAAAAAGCTTTGGTCAGCTCACCGCACACTTCAATTAGATCATCAACACCAAAGCTTTATTTCCTTGTTAGAGAATTCAAAAAGCAAAAGTATTGGATCATGCCAAGAAGGAGCACCTTTTGTACTTGGATTAAAACTCAAATTGGAAAATTCATCAGGCTATTCACTGCAAGCAAGCCCAGCAATAATTCAGAAAATTGATGGAAAGAGTAAATGGGGAGATTTTTCTTATAGACCCGTCATAACTCGACAGGGTAACAATTTAACAAGAGAACATCGACTTATTCTTTCATTAACTGGACAACTTCTTGAAAATCATCAAGAAGCTCCGGTTAATGAAGCTATTGTAATTTGCAAGAAAGAGAAAAGACTTGATATCGAAGTTATAAAACTTACAGAAAGCCTTGGAGTTCAAGTTCTAGAAAGTATTAATAAACTCACTAAAGATCTTAAACTTTTAGTACCTCCTCCATTAACACAAAACAGACGTAAATGTGCAATTTGCTCGTGGCGAGGAATATGTAACTTAGAAGCAAGCTCTCAAGGCCACCTCACCGAGGTAAATGGAATTGGAGGGAAAAGATTAGAAATGCTTAAAAAAGTTGGAATCACTAATTTAGAAGAACTTTCAAAGTCTAATCCTAATCAAATTAAGGATAGTTTAGGTGATATTAACGGCGAACTTAGCAATAAAATTATTCAACAAGCCTTGGTAAAAATAGAAAATAAAGAAAAGCATATAAACCAATTAGAAGCATTACCAGAATTAAAAGATGCTCCTGGAGTATTGCTATATGATATTGAATCTGACCCAGATAAGAAACATGATTTTCTTCATGGTTTCTTGAAATTAAAGCATGATAAAAATGGAAGCTGGGGTTTAGATCATATTAAATATCAGCCGCTTCTTAATATTAACAATGATAATGAAAATTATATCTGGGAAAGAATTCGAAAAAAATTAAATAATTATCCAGATTGGCCAATACTACATTATGGAGACACTGAACTATTATCAATTACAAAACTAGCGCATAGGCAGAATATAAATAGGTCAGATATACAAATTATTAGCAATAGGTTTATTGATATTCAATATATATTAAAGAAACATTGGGTATTACCTCTTACTAGTTATAGCCTTAAGAGTGTTGCAAAGCATATCGGCTTTGATTGGGACATGAAAGGTGTTGACGGATCTATGGCTCTATTGTGGTGGCGACAATGGAAAAATTCAAGGAAACTATCTAAAAGCTTTTCAAAAAATTTAAACTATATTTTTAATTACAATAAAGATGATTGTTTAGCAACTTGGGCCATTACATCTTGGATGTTAACACAAGACAACTTATAG
- a CDS encoding tRNA-modifying protein YgfZ has product MIKLTGEGVRQFLHGQTSADIIGAHKEDFIKACCLSNKGKVRALIEIKLNSIGADILVLSGSHQEVLEGFDRVIFPADRVHIKSIDCIRRVQKISLEETWKESIVRWIGDKKSIDNIFKGFRLATLKEVESWRIMQGIPLSEKDISSASNPIELGLIDLIDSNKGCYLGQEIISKLIRVGLVNKQIRFWESNHEIKVNTDLVDNKKESIAGIITSSCKISDKKTIGLAMIKRQYLKYNTLFSVNSYHSISLKIPISFAQLNNDS; this is encoded by the coding sequence GTGATAAAGTTAACAGGAGAAGGTGTAAGGCAATTCCTTCATGGACAGACATCAGCTGATATAATTGGCGCACATAAAGAAGATTTTATAAAGGCATGTTGCTTATCAAATAAAGGAAAGGTTCGTGCTTTAATAGAAATTAAATTGAATTCAATAGGTGCAGATATTTTAGTTCTTTCAGGTAGTCATCAGGAAGTCTTGGAAGGATTTGACCGTGTGATTTTTCCTGCAGATAGAGTTCATATTAAATCAATAGATTGTATCAGAAGGGTTCAAAAAATATCTCTAGAAGAGACATGGAAAGAATCTATAGTTAGATGGATTGGAGATAAAAAGTCAATTGATAATATATTTAAGGGCTTTAGATTAGCAACATTGAAAGAAGTCGAATCTTGGAGGATAATGCAGGGTATACCACTTAGTGAAAAAGATATTTCTTCTGCAAGCAATCCAATAGAATTAGGACTCATTGATTTAATTGATTCCAATAAAGGCTGCTATCTTGGGCAAGAGATAATTTCTAAATTAATACGAGTAGGTTTAGTCAATAAACAAATACGTTTTTGGGAGTCAAATCATGAAATTAAAGTTAATACAGATTTAGTAGATAATAAGAAGGAATCAATTGCTGGTATTATAACTTCTTCTTGCAAAATTAGCGATAAAAAAACAATTGGTTTAGCCATGATAAAGAGACAGTATTTAAAATACAATACGCTTTTTTCGGTAAATAGTTATCATTCGATAAGCCTAAAAATTCCTATCTCATTTGCTCAATTAAATAATGATAGTTAG
- the pyrE gene encoding orotate phosphoribosyltransferase, whose translation MNPSIKSNQAIKNELLNLLAQNAYQKGDFTLSSGRKSIHYVNCKPVSLSGIGLNLISTLMLNYVEPEACAVAGLTLGADPLVSGVSMAAAQVNRDLNALIVRKKPKGHGTESWIEGPLPPKGSLITILEDVVTTGQSSLKAVKPLSELGYSINKIVALVDRREGADLTISNAGLVLESVFSIEEVSTRSIDLTN comes from the coding sequence ATGAATCCTTCAATAAAATCTAATCAGGCTATCAAAAACGAGTTATTAAATCTTCTGGCTCAAAACGCTTATCAAAAAGGAGATTTTACTTTGTCTTCAGGGCGAAAGAGTATTCATTATGTGAATTGCAAACCAGTAAGCCTTAGTGGGATTGGATTGAATCTAATAAGCACTTTGATGCTTAATTATGTTGAGCCTGAAGCGTGTGCAGTTGCTGGTTTAACTCTAGGAGCGGACCCTTTGGTTAGTGGAGTTTCTATGGCAGCCGCTCAGGTTAATAGAGATTTAAATGCTCTAATAGTTCGAAAGAAGCCAAAAGGTCATGGAACTGAGTCTTGGATAGAAGGTCCTTTACCTCCAAAAGGATCATTGATTACAATATTGGAAGATGTAGTTACGACAGGCCAGTCTTCTCTTAAAGCAGTAAAACCTCTAAGTGAGCTGGGCTATTCCATTAATAAAATTGTCGCTCTTGTTGATAGAAGAGAGGGGGCAGATTTAACAATTTCGAATGCTGGCTTAGTCCTTGAGAGTGTTTTTTCTATTGAAGAAGTATCAACAAGGTCGATTGACCTAACTAATTAA
- a CDS encoding hemolysin family protein, with amino-acid sequence MQVFVLGILLAIPAFFAAGEVAIIRLRPSRVERLLEEGTEGAQAIHRLQRRMRRALMVAQLGVTVSLVSLGWFGYEFTNELTTSETSKTFWKIFVFLGIVILATLLSGLLPKALVLNRQEAAALKLAPLLEIAMRTMAPVLYVLEKIASLLLKLVGLNTRWDSLVSALSAGELESLIESGSVTGLLPDEKNILEGVFALRDTQVREVMIPRSGMVTLPREVCFAELMREVHISRHARFFVTGDSLDDVLGVLDLRRLAEPISNGEMQADTPLAPYIKPAPKVLETATLAELLPLIKSGNPLLLVIDEHGGTEGLITATDLTGEIVGDEIQTEINEPYLLQIDGNPLAWLADGNFEIIELNRQLNLDLPESDNHHTIAGFLLEKLQKVPIVGQKLLYKKTKFDIISMQGPRINRVKIILTKDSPEEDSQELRSSNS; translated from the coding sequence ATGCAAGTTTTCGTTCTTGGCATATTGCTAGCTATACCAGCTTTCTTTGCAGCTGGAGAAGTTGCAATTATTAGGTTACGCCCAAGTCGCGTTGAAAGATTGCTTGAAGAAGGGACAGAAGGAGCCCAGGCTATTCATCGCCTTCAGAGGAGAATGAGAAGAGCTTTAATGGTTGCTCAATTAGGAGTAACTGTTTCTCTTGTTTCATTAGGTTGGTTTGGGTATGAATTTACAAATGAATTAACAACTTCCGAAACTTCAAAAACTTTCTGGAAAATATTTGTCTTCTTAGGCATAGTTATTCTTGCGACTTTACTTTCAGGACTCCTTCCCAAAGCTTTAGTTCTTAATAGACAAGAAGCTGCTGCACTTAAGCTAGCCCCTCTCTTGGAAATTGCCATGAGAACCATGGCGCCTGTCCTATATGTCCTAGAAAAAATAGCCTCATTATTATTAAAATTGGTTGGTTTAAACACAAGATGGGATTCCCTTGTCTCTGCCTTATCTGCAGGGGAATTGGAAAGTCTCATTGAAAGTGGAAGTGTAACTGGGCTATTGCCTGATGAAAAAAATATCCTTGAAGGTGTTTTTGCGCTTCGTGATACTCAAGTTAGAGAAGTTATGATTCCACGCTCTGGAATGGTGACCTTACCAAGGGAAGTTTGCTTCGCTGAACTAATGAGGGAAGTTCATATTTCTCGCCATGCGCGTTTCTTTGTAACTGGAGATTCACTTGATGATGTTTTGGGAGTTCTCGACCTGCGAAGACTTGCGGAACCTATTTCAAATGGAGAAATGCAAGCGGATACCCCACTTGCACCATATATAAAACCGGCTCCAAAAGTGCTGGAAACAGCAACATTAGCTGAGCTATTACCTTTGATAAAAAGCGGAAATCCTTTACTTCTAGTTATTGATGAACATGGAGGAACTGAAGGCCTCATCACTGCAACTGATCTAACAGGAGAAATTGTTGGAGATGAAATCCAAACTGAAATCAATGAGCCATATCTTCTTCAAATAGACGGTAACCCCTTAGCTTGGCTTGCGGATGGAAACTTTGAAATAATTGAATTAAATAGACAGTTAAATCTTGATTTACCTGAATCAGATAATCATCATACTATTGCAGGTTTTCTTCTAGAAAAACTCCAAAAAGTTCCAATAGTAGGGCAAAAACTTTTATACAAAAAAACAAAATTTGACATAATCTCTATGCAAGGTCCAAGAATAAATCGTGTCAAAATAATCCTGACCAAAGATTCTCCCGAAGAAGATTCTCAAGAGTTAAGGTCAAGCAATTCCTAA
- a CDS encoding Gfo/Idh/MocA family oxidoreductase, with product MATKMVPVKVGVIGIGNMGWHHARVLSLIKDADLVGVADLDQERGKLATEQFNCKWFETYEELLPKVEAVCIAVPTLLHHKVGLECLKACKHVLIEKPIAASQDEASALIDASNKANCLLQVGHIERFNPAFRELTKVIANEEVVAIEARRHSPHSDRANDVSVVLDLMIHDIDLILELTNSKVVRLTAVGGRSNKGPIDYVNATLGFKNGVIASLTASKMTHRKIRNLSAHCKESLVETDFLNHNLHIHRRAHEWYSADHGELLYRNDGFVEEVNTTSIEPLYAELEHFLQCVRGIETPAVDGLQASRALHLADLIEQAVENPINEISLGLGL from the coding sequence ATGGCAACCAAAATGGTTCCGGTAAAAGTTGGAGTAATAGGAATAGGCAATATGGGATGGCACCATGCCAGGGTGTTAAGCCTAATAAAGGACGCTGATCTTGTTGGTGTTGCAGATCTTGACCAAGAAAGAGGGAAACTGGCTACTGAACAATTTAATTGCAAATGGTTTGAGACTTACGAAGAATTACTACCGAAAGTAGAAGCAGTATGTATAGCTGTACCAACTTTGCTACATCACAAAGTCGGTCTTGAATGCCTGAAAGCTTGCAAACATGTATTAATAGAGAAACCTATAGCTGCTTCTCAAGACGAAGCCTCAGCGCTAATAGATGCATCAAACAAAGCAAATTGCTTGCTTCAAGTAGGACATATTGAAAGATTTAATCCAGCTTTCAGAGAGTTAACAAAAGTAATTGCAAATGAAGAAGTTGTAGCAATTGAAGCAAGAAGGCATAGTCCTCACTCTGACAGGGCTAATGACGTATCAGTTGTATTAGATCTAATGATCCATGACATAGATTTAATTCTAGAGCTGACAAACTCCAAAGTAGTAAGACTTACAGCAGTGGGAGGGAGAAGCAATAAAGGCCCAATTGATTACGTAAATGCAACACTTGGTTTTAAAAATGGTGTAATCGCAAGTCTCACTGCAAGTAAAATGACTCATAGAAAAATACGTAATTTAAGCGCCCATTGCAAAGAAAGCCTTGTTGAAACAGATTTTTTAAATCACAATCTTCATATTCATAGACGCGCACATGAATGGTATTCAGCAGACCATGGTGAATTGTTATATCGAAATGATGGATTTGTTGAAGAAGTGAATACGACGTCAATAGAACCTCTTTACGCAGAATTAGAACATTTTCTTCAATGTGTTAGAGGGATAGAGACTCCTGCTGTTGATGGACTACAAGCATCTAGAGCGCTTCATCTGGCAGACTTAATAGAGCAAGCCGTAGAAAACCCCATAAATGAAATATCACTTGGACTTGGCCTCTAA
- a CDS encoding photosystem II reaction center protein K, giving the protein MNSISLDLLAQLPEAYRAFAPTVDVLPLIPIFFFLLVFVWQAAVGFR; this is encoded by the coding sequence ATGAATTCAATTTCCCTCGACTTGCTTGCTCAATTACCAGAGGCGTATCGCGCTTTTGCTCCAACAGTGGATGTGCTTCCACTGATACCTATTTTCTTCTTCCTGCTAGTTTTTGTATGGCAGGCAGCAGTAGGGTTTCGTTAA
- the tgt gene encoding tRNA guanosine(34) transglycosylase Tgt codes for MFNFQIKNCCPNTRARTGSFFTPHGQVLTPRFMPVGTSGTVKGISSEQLLGTDAEMILANTFHLHLQPGEQIISEAGGIHKFMGWDRPILTDSGGFQVFSLANLNKIDDQGVSFQSPRDGRHIEFTPEIAIEIQMALGADVAMAFDECPPFSASENDIELACLRTHKWLERCVSKHNKNDQALFGIVQGGCFPHLREMSARIVSGFELPGIAIGGVSVGEDSNEINKIVRYITPLLPENRPRYLMGIGTLKEMAIAVANGVDLFDCVLPTRLGRHGSVLINGERWNLKNSCFKNDFQPLDKTCSCEACQKHTRAYLHHLIRSNELLGLTLLSLHNLTHLIRFTKAMRLAIEEGSFSEDFAPWDSDSKARNTWYCP; via the coding sequence GTGTTTAATTTTCAGATTAAAAATTGTTGTCCGAACACAAGAGCAAGAACTGGCTCATTCTTTACTCCTCATGGACAAGTCTTGACCCCTAGGTTTATGCCTGTTGGTACTTCTGGCACGGTTAAGGGTATTTCTTCTGAACAGCTTTTAGGTACAGATGCAGAAATGATTTTAGCTAATACTTTTCATCTTCATCTTCAACCTGGAGAGCAAATTATTTCTGAAGCAGGAGGAATACATAAATTTATGGGCTGGGATAGGCCAATACTTACTGATTCAGGCGGATTCCAAGTTTTTAGTCTTGCAAATTTAAACAAAATTGATGATCAAGGTGTTTCTTTTCAAAGTCCTAGAGATGGACGTCACATTGAATTTACGCCTGAAATTGCAATAGAAATTCAGATGGCTTTAGGGGCTGACGTGGCCATGGCATTTGATGAATGCCCACCTTTTTCAGCTAGTGAAAATGATATAGAACTTGCATGTCTCCGTACTCATAAATGGTTAGAAAGATGTGTTTCAAAGCATAACAAGAATGATCAAGCACTCTTTGGCATAGTTCAAGGAGGTTGTTTCCCTCATCTTCGTGAGATGAGTGCAAGAATTGTTTCTGGATTTGAATTACCTGGGATAGCAATTGGAGGTGTAAGTGTTGGTGAAGATAGCAATGAAATTAATAAAATTGTTCGTTATATAACTCCTCTGCTTCCTGAGAATCGTCCTAGATATTTGATGGGTATAGGAACTCTAAAGGAAATGGCGATTGCTGTTGCAAACGGTGTTGATTTATTTGATTGTGTTTTGCCTACGCGCTTAGGAAGGCATGGAAGTGTATTGATTAATGGTGAGAGATGGAATCTTAAAAATTCATGTTTTAAAAATGATTTTCAGCCGTTGGACAAAACTTGTTCATGCGAAGCATGTCAGAAGCACACCAGGGCATATTTGCATCACTTGATAAGGAGTAATGAATTACTAGGCCTTACTCTTTTGAGTTTGCATAATTTGACTCATTTGATCCGTTTTACTAAGGCTATGAGGTTAGCTATTGAAGAAGGTTCTTTTTCAGAGGATTTCGCTCCTTGGGATAGTGACTCTAAAGCACGTAACACATGGTATTGTCCTTGA
- the cobS gene encoding adenosylcobinamide-GDP ribazoletransferase produces MQKNLHKSRWHHDLAGAWVFYTILPKWSLSKTSFIRIARFAPIIGILIGIFQSVIWIGLNKFIWPKESITLIVLSFGYLITGGLHLDGLIDTTDGIAAGKERRFEAMRDSRIGAIGVQSLMIILMLQIAALLRLNNYIPYAMPVAAFWGRFSTLWAIEKFAYIKNPGIKSSGSLHHKNWEGLIREAIPSAIVLIVICSLFLFKILEVNNHFKIVLSILLCFLPSIVIPHLVGKTLKGHTGDSYGASVVLVETFILLFLSVVW; encoded by the coding sequence ATGCAAAAAAATCTACATAAATCACGTTGGCATCATGACTTAGCAGGGGCTTGGGTCTTTTATACCATTCTTCCAAAATGGTCTTTATCTAAAACCTCTTTTATTCGAATTGCAAGATTTGCTCCCATAATTGGAATATTAATTGGAATCTTCCAATCTGTAATTTGGATAGGACTCAACAAATTCATTTGGCCTAAAGAATCAATTACCTTAATTGTTCTATCTTTTGGTTACCTGATAACCGGAGGACTTCATTTAGACGGCCTAATTGACACTACTGATGGAATAGCTGCTGGAAAAGAAAGACGTTTCGAAGCAATGAGAGATAGTCGGATCGGCGCAATAGGTGTTCAAAGTCTAATGATTATTTTAATGCTTCAAATAGCAGCATTATTAAGGCTTAATAACTATATTCCATACGCAATGCCAGTTGCAGCTTTTTGGGGAAGATTTTCTACTCTTTGGGCAATAGAAAAGTTTGCATATATAAAAAACCCAGGAATAAAGAGTAGTGGTTCTTTACATCATAAAAACTGGGAAGGCTTAATTAGAGAAGCCATCCCATCCGCAATAGTTCTTATAGTAATATGTTCATTATTTTTGTTTAAAATACTTGAAGTTAATAATCATTTTAAAATAGTATTGTCAATTCTCTTATGTTTTTTGCCCTCAATTGTGATTCCACACTTAGTAGGTAAAACGCTTAAAGGGCATACTGGTGACTCTTATGGGGCAAGTGTTGTCTTAGTAGAAACTTTCATACTTCTTTTTCTATCTGTAGTTTGGTAG
- a CDS encoding HAMP domain-containing sensor histidine kinase gives MNSFETEAAVDQLIVYVAKSSDGNSPSLEVAGQWPESKKVLKPLESDRELRTPSPSRRWYPLQEESILLGVLRVEISDNSEEWPGYLDRRLQSSAMALAQCLGLEFEKERLLNELNQQREQIGMMVHQLRNPLAALRTYAKLLLRKLGPESDYRSLLEGLLNEQEQLNNYVSVLDDLSQVKLPAGKVAPAHLLLPPVFAAKGSVNLKNLLEPLIDRASVTANLQGRDWYGPSQWPKWMIQPISKDEGVIAEIVANLLENAFKYSPDSSPIGIHLNQNAICVWDGGIPIKEDLREKIFNKGFRANDSSEISGSGLGLAFAKELTEQLEGELKLINRPFDFDSNLPLEGNAFVITFPTKLQIEKEV, from the coding sequence TTGAACAGTTTTGAGACTGAAGCTGCTGTTGATCAATTGATTGTTTATGTAGCAAAATCTAGTGATGGTAATTCACCTAGCTTAGAAGTTGCAGGTCAATGGCCAGAATCAAAAAAAGTTTTGAAGCCACTTGAGTCTGATAGAGAATTGAGAACCCCCTCGCCAAGTCGCCGATGGTATCCCTTGCAGGAAGAATCGATTTTGTTAGGTGTTCTTAGAGTGGAAATTTCTGATAACTCTGAGGAATGGCCTGGCTACTTAGATAGGAGACTCCAGTCATCTGCAATGGCTCTTGCTCAATGTCTTGGATTGGAATTTGAAAAAGAAAGACTTCTAAATGAACTAAATCAACAGCGTGAACAAATTGGAATGATGGTTCACCAATTAAGGAATCCTTTGGCTGCCCTTAGGACGTATGCAAAACTTCTTTTAAGAAAACTAGGTCCAGAAAGTGATTACAGATCTCTATTAGAAGGACTATTAAATGAGCAAGAGCAATTAAATAACTATGTATCAGTTCTGGATGATTTAAGTCAAGTGAAGTTACCTGCTGGAAAAGTTGCACCAGCTCATTTATTACTTCCTCCTGTTTTCGCTGCAAAGGGTTCTGTAAATCTTAAGAACTTGCTAGAACCATTAATTGACAGAGCCTCTGTAACGGCAAATTTACAGGGAAGGGACTGGTATGGTCCTTCTCAATGGCCAAAGTGGATGATTCAACCTATTTCTAAAGACGAAGGGGTTATTGCAGAAATCGTTGCCAATCTTTTAGAAAATGCATTTAAATATAGCCCTGATTCTTCTCCAATAGGTATTCATTTAAATCAAAATGCTATTTGTGTGTGGGATGGTGGTATTCCCATAAAAGAAGATTTAAGAGAAAAGATTTTTAATAAAGGTTTTAGAGCAAATGATAGTTCTGAAATTTCAGGCAGTGGCTTGGGATTGGCTTTCGCTAAAGAACTGACTGAGCAATTAGAAGGTGAATTAAAATTAATTAATAGACCATTTGATTTTGATTCCAATCTTCCTTTAGAAGGAAATGCTTTTGTAATTACTTTCCCTACCAAACTACAGATAGAAAAAGAAGTATGA
- a CDS encoding DUF3155 domain-containing protein has translation MSKKRKRISRRRLAGQRVMAHVPTFHLETGKHKPVTAARHYIAESGLNSPSVLNVRRNEHTTDRYFWGEKGLFSAQYAEENHFLFPSLRSIVECIGEEKIFEGLELTADDWEEIEEYEYAFV, from the coding sequence ATGTCTAAGAAGCGCAAAAGGATTAGCCGTAGACGCCTTGCAGGGCAAAGAGTTATGGCCCATGTTCCAACTTTTCACCTTGAAACTGGCAAGCACAAACCTGTTACAGCAGCTAGACATTACATTGCAGAATCTGGATTAAACTCTCCTTCAGTTCTTAACGTTAGAAGAAATGAACATACCACTGATAGATATTTCTGGGGAGAAAAAGGACTTTTCAGTGCACAATATGCAGAAGAAAATCATTTTTTATTTCCATCTCTTAGATCAATAGTTGAATGTATTGGAGAAGAAAAAATATTTGAAGGTCTTGAACTAACTGCAGATGATTGGGAAGAGATAGAAGAATATGAATATGCTTTTGTTTAA